A window of Vibrio ishigakensis contains these coding sequences:
- the hisS gene encoding histidine--tRNA ligase, whose translation MAKTIQAIRGMNDCLPTQSPLWQKVESTVKRVVSAYGYSEVRMPIVEMTNLFSRAIGEVTDVVEKEMYTFEDRNGDSLTLRPEGTAGCVRAGIQNGLLYNQEQRLWYMGPMFRHERPQKGRYRQFHQCGVEVFGIDGPDVDAELIMMTARLWRELGIDKHVRLELNSIGSLEARANYRVALIEFLEQHIDILDEDCKRRMHTNPLRVLDTKNPDVQAILGDAPRLSDYLDEESKAHFAGLCELLDAAGIEYQVNERLVRGLDYYNRTVFEWITESLGSQGTVCGGGRYDGLVEQLGGKPTNAVGFAMGLERLVLMLETLELDDVRPAVDVYVVTAGEGTLMAGMKLAESLREQLPELRVMNHFGGGNFKKQFKRADKVGAHVALVLGENEVEQNNVVVKDLKGGEQSTVAQDELVSQLQKLL comes from the coding sequence GTGGCTAAAACTATTCAAGCAATCCGAGGCATGAACGACTGCCTCCCAACTCAGTCTCCACTTTGGCAGAAGGTGGAATCTACGGTTAAACGTGTTGTAAGCGCATACGGCTATAGTGAAGTACGTATGCCTATCGTTGAGATGACGAACCTGTTCAGTCGCGCTATCGGTGAAGTGACCGACGTAGTTGAAAAAGAGATGTACACCTTTGAAGACCGTAACGGTGACAGCCTGACTCTTCGTCCAGAAGGTACTGCAGGTTGTGTTCGTGCGGGTATTCAAAATGGTCTGCTTTACAACCAAGAACAGCGCCTATGGTACATGGGCCCAATGTTCCGTCACGAGCGTCCTCAGAAAGGTCGTTACCGTCAGTTCCACCAATGCGGTGTAGAGGTGTTCGGTATCGACGGTCCTGATGTGGATGCTGAACTTATTATGATGACTGCGCGTCTATGGCGTGAGCTCGGCATCGATAAGCACGTTCGCCTTGAGCTTAACTCTATCGGTTCTCTTGAAGCTCGTGCCAACTACCGCGTAGCGCTAATCGAGTTCCTAGAGCAGCACATCGATATCCTAGATGAAGACTGCAAGCGTCGTATGCACACCAACCCACTGCGCGTTCTTGATACCAAGAACCCAGATGTACAAGCCATCCTAGGTGATGCACCACGTCTATCTGACTACCTAGATGAAGAATCTAAAGCGCACTTTGCAGGTTTGTGTGAACTTCTTGACGCTGCTGGAATCGAATACCAAGTTAATGAGCGTCTAGTACGTGGTTTGGACTACTACAACCGCACTGTATTTGAGTGGATCACCGAGAGCCTTGGCTCACAAGGTACTGTTTGTGGCGGTGGTCGCTACGATGGTCTAGTTGAGCAGCTTGGTGGTAAGCCAACGAATGCAGTTGGTTTTGCAATGGGCCTAGAGCGTCTAGTGCTTATGCTTGAAACCTTAGAGCTTGATGATGTTCGTCCAGCGGTTGATGTCTATGTTGTTACGGCCGGTGAGGGCACGCTAATGGCAGGTATGAAGCTGGCTGAATCTCTACGTGAACAACTTCCAGAGCTACGTGTAATGAACCACTTCGGTGGCGGTAACTTTAAGAAACAGTTTAAGCGTGCAGATAAAGTGGGTGCTCACGTAGCATTAGTGCTTGGCGAGAACGAAGTTGAGCAAAACAACGTAGTTGTGAAAGACCTTAAAGGTGGCGAGCAATCTACGGTTGCACAAGACGAGCTTGTGTCTCAATTACAAAAATTACTATAA
- the der gene encoding ribosome biogenesis GTPase Der, giving the protein MIPVVALVGRPNVGKSTLFNRLTRTRDALVADFPGLTRDRKYGQAKLGEHEFIVIDTGGIDGTEEGVETKMAEQSLAAIDEADVVLFMVDGRAGLTVADEAIAQHLRKIEKPAMLVVNKVDGIDADAASAEFWQLGVENMYQIAAAHGRGVGALIDRALNPFAEELLAEQGEIEDLTGIEDAPEEKLEYTEEEAENEFKRLQDQPIKLAIIGRPNVGKSTLTNRILGEERVVVYDMPGTTRDSIYIPMERDGREYVLIDTAGVRRRKRINETVEKFSVVKTLKAVEDANVVLLVIDARENISDQDLSLLGFALNSGRSIVIAVNKWDGLDMDVKEHVKKELDRRLGFVDFARIHFISALHGTGVGHLFESVQEAYKSATTRVGTSVLTRIMKMATDDHQPPLVRGRRVKLKYAHAGGYNPPLVVIHGNQVNDLPDSYKRYLMNYYRRSLEIMGTPIRIQFQNSENPFEGKSNKLTISQERRKKRLDQMLKGRSKK; this is encoded by the coding sequence ATGATTCCAGTTGTTGCGCTCGTAGGGCGTCCGAATGTAGGTAAATCTACGCTATTCAACCGATTAACTCGCACCCGCGATGCCTTGGTTGCGGACTTCCCAGGTCTAACGCGCGATAGAAAATATGGTCAGGCTAAACTTGGCGAGCATGAGTTTATCGTGATCGACACCGGCGGTATCGATGGTACCGAAGAAGGTGTTGAGACCAAGATGGCTGAGCAGTCTCTGGCTGCGATCGATGAAGCTGATGTGGTTCTATTTATGGTTGATGGCCGAGCTGGCCTTACCGTAGCGGACGAAGCTATCGCTCAACACCTACGTAAGATCGAAAAACCAGCCATGCTTGTGGTAAACAAGGTGGATGGTATCGATGCAGATGCAGCAAGTGCTGAATTCTGGCAACTTGGTGTTGAAAACATGTACCAGATTGCGGCAGCACATGGCCGTGGTGTAGGTGCATTGATCGACCGTGCTTTAAACCCATTTGCCGAAGAACTGCTTGCAGAGCAAGGTGAGATTGAAGACCTTACTGGCATCGAAGATGCGCCAGAAGAGAAGCTTGAATACACCGAAGAAGAAGCGGAAAACGAGTTCAAGCGTCTGCAAGATCAGCCGATCAAGCTGGCTATCATTGGTCGTCCAAACGTAGGTAAATCAACCCTGACTAACCGTATTCTCGGTGAAGAGCGCGTGGTGGTTTACGATATGCCGGGTACCACTCGTGACTCTATCTATATCCCAATGGAGCGTGATGGTCGCGAATACGTTCTGATCGACACTGCTGGTGTACGCCGTCGTAAGCGTATCAATGAAACCGTAGAAAAGTTTTCTGTGGTTAAAACCCTAAAAGCAGTAGAAGATGCTAACGTGGTTCTTCTGGTTATTGATGCTCGTGAGAACATCTCAGATCAAGACTTGAGCCTACTAGGTTTTGCCCTCAACTCAGGTCGCTCTATCGTGATCGCGGTAAACAAGTGGGATGGTCTAGATATGGACGTGAAAGAGCACGTTAAGAAAGAGCTAGACCGTCGTCTTGGATTCGTTGATTTTGCGCGCATCCACTTTATCTCTGCACTGCATGGTACGGGTGTTGGTCACTTGTTCGAATCGGTACAAGAGGCGTATAAGTCAGCAACCACACGTGTAGGTACATCAGTACTAACCCGTATCATGAAGATGGCTACCGATGATCACCAGCCGCCACTAGTACGTGGTCGCCGTGTGAAACTGAAGTACGCACACGCAGGTGGCTATAACCCACCGCTAGTGGTTATCCACGGTAACCAGGTGAATGACCTACCAGATTCTTACAAGCGCTACCTGATGAACTACTACCGTCGTTCACTGGAGATTATGGGCACGCCGATCCGTATCCAGTTCCAGAACAGTGAGAACCCATTTGAGGGTAAGTCAAACAAGCTGACTATCTCACAAGAGCGTCGTAAGAAGCGCCTTGACCAGATGCTGAAAGGTAGAAGCAAGAAATAA
- a CDS encoding zinc ribbon domain-containing protein — MNENKCPSCDSDLGWDGQYYCAKCDQHYKKIGFCPDCDAEMEKLQACGSASYFCHSCNELKSKSRARFEFQKA, encoded by the coding sequence TTGAACGAGAATAAATGCCCAAGCTGTGATAGCGACCTAGGATGGGATGGTCAATATTATTGCGCCAAGTGCGATCAGCACTATAAAAAGATCGGCTTTTGTCCAGACTGCGATGCGGAGATGGAAAAACTACAAGCCTGCGGTTCGGCGAGTTATTTCTGCCATAGTTGTAACGAGCTCAAGTCTAAATCTCGAGCTCGCTTCGAGTTTCAAAAGGCTTAA
- the ispG gene encoding flavodoxin-dependent (E)-4-hydroxy-3-methylbut-2-enyl-diphosphate synthase, with translation MHQESPIKRRPSTRIYVGDVPVGDGAPIAVQSMTNTRTTDVDATVAQIRALEKVGADIVRVSVPTMDAAEAFKQIKQQVNVPLVADIHFDYRIALKVAEYGVDCLRINPGNIGKEDRIRAVVDCARDKNIPIRIGVNGGSLEKDIQEKYGEPTAAALVESAMRHVDILDRLNFDQFKVSVKASDVFLAVDSYRLLANKIDQPLHLGITEAGGARAGAVKSSVGLGMLLAEGIGDTLRISLAANPVEEVKVGFDILKSLRIRSRGINFIACPTCSRQEFDVIGTVNALEERLEDIITPMDVSIIGCVVNGPGEAEVSHMGVAGGNKKSAFYLDGKRQKERFDNEQMIDQLEAKIRAKASQLDPAQRIDINDIQE, from the coding sequence ATGCATCAGGAATCTCCTATTAAGCGTCGTCCTTCGACGCGTATCTACGTTGGTGATGTTCCGGTCGGCGATGGTGCGCCGATCGCTGTTCAGTCAATGACAAATACCCGTACCACGGATGTTGACGCAACCGTGGCTCAGATCCGCGCGCTTGAGAAGGTTGGTGCGGACATTGTTCGTGTATCTGTACCTACCATGGACGCCGCTGAAGCGTTCAAGCAGATCAAACAGCAGGTGAATGTACCGCTTGTTGCTGACATCCACTTTGATTACCGCATCGCGTTAAAAGTGGCGGAATACGGTGTGGACTGTCTGCGTATCAACCCAGGTAATATCGGTAAAGAAGACCGAATCCGCGCAGTGGTTGATTGTGCTCGTGACAAGAACATTCCGATCCGTATCGGTGTTAACGGTGGTTCTCTTGAGAAAGATATCCAAGAGAAATACGGTGAGCCAACGGCGGCTGCTCTGGTTGAGTCAGCGATGCGTCACGTAGATATCCTAGACCGTCTTAACTTTGACCAGTTCAAGGTAAGCGTGAAAGCGTCAGATGTATTCCTTGCAGTGGATTCATATCGCTTACTAGCAAACAAGATCGACCAACCTCTACACCTTGGCATTACTGAAGCGGGCGGTGCTCGCGCGGGTGCAGTGAAGTCGTCGGTAGGCTTAGGCATGCTTCTCGCTGAAGGTATCGGCGATACACTACGTATTTCACTAGCGGCAAACCCAGTGGAAGAGGTAAAGGTAGGTTTCGATATCCTGAAATCTCTGCGTATTCGCTCTCGTGGCATCAATTTTATTGCATGCCCAACCTGCTCACGTCAGGAGTTTGACGTGATCGGCACGGTTAACGCACTAGAAGAGCGTCTTGAAGACATCATCACCCCTATGGATGTGTCTATCATCGGTTGTGTAGTAAACGGACCAGGTGAAGCGGAAGTCTCACATATGGGCGTTGCTGGTGGTAATAAAAAGAGTGCCTTCTACCTTGACGGTAAGCGTCAAAAAGAGCGATTCGACAACGAGCAGATGATTGACCAACTGGAAGCTAAGATTCGCGCTAAAGCGAGTCAGTTGGATCCTGCACAGCGAATCGACATCAACGATATTCAAGAATAA
- the bamB gene encoding outer membrane protein assembly factor BamB, which produces MANRKWLGRALIASIALGIVGCASEEDTIVMAPVPVVQSEFTPTQEWSTSVGDGVGQYYSKLTPTFAYDKVFVASRDGEVAALDPESGKEIWSVDLEKDVPARLSGGINASYGQLFIGSENGEMISLDAETGEEKWRVKVDGEVLSVPETDSNLVLVHTSRGALVALDEETGNEAWTVSTEVPTLTLRGTSSPVALSGGVFWGTANGRLAAAIVERGQMIWQQPVGTPKGATEIDRLVDSDAKPLIIGGMLYTVGINGQLVAIDLRSGAPAWKRNYSSAQDMATDGRNIYLITDKDYIVAVDARSGTELWENRELEYRLLTPPAVIDGKLVVGDSEGYLHWLDRRSGDFIAQQQEHDSGFAVAPIELDDGFLIVTRNGSVKKLKIN; this is translated from the coding sequence ATGGCAAACAGAAAGTGGCTAGGACGCGCGTTAATTGCGAGTATTGCGCTAGGTATCGTGGGTTGTGCTAGCGAAGAAGATACTATCGTGATGGCTCCGGTTCCTGTAGTGCAAAGTGAATTCACACCCACTCAGGAATGGTCCACCTCTGTCGGTGATGGCGTTGGCCAGTACTATTCTAAACTCACTCCTACTTTTGCGTATGACAAGGTATTTGTAGCAAGCCGTGACGGTGAGGTTGCAGCACTAGACCCTGAGTCAGGTAAAGAAATCTGGTCTGTGGATCTTGAAAAAGATGTACCTGCTCGCCTATCTGGTGGCATCAATGCGTCTTACGGTCAGCTGTTTATCGGTAGTGAAAACGGCGAGATGATCTCTCTAGATGCCGAAACGGGTGAAGAGAAGTGGCGCGTTAAGGTAGATGGCGAGGTTCTATCTGTACCGGAAACCGACTCCAACCTAGTGCTAGTACACACATCTCGCGGTGCGCTTGTTGCCCTAGATGAAGAGACAGGCAACGAAGCATGGACCGTAAGTACTGAGGTGCCAACTCTTACTCTACGAGGCACTAGCTCTCCAGTTGCTTTATCTGGTGGTGTATTCTGGGGCACCGCAAATGGTCGCCTTGCAGCCGCTATCGTTGAGCGTGGCCAGATGATCTGGCAGCAACCTGTAGGTACACCTAAAGGTGCGACTGAGATCGACCGTCTTGTTGATTCAGATGCTAAACCTCTGATCATCGGTGGCATGCTGTATACCGTTGGTATCAATGGTCAACTTGTAGCTATCGATCTTCGCTCTGGTGCGCCAGCGTGGAAGCGTAACTACTCATCTGCGCAAGATATGGCCACCGATGGCCGTAATATCTACCTAATCACAGATAAAGACTACATTGTTGCTGTAGATGCACGCAGTGGTACCGAGCTTTGGGAGAACCGTGAGCTTGAATACCGTTTGCTAACGCCACCTGCAGTCATTGATGGCAAGCTAGTCGTTGGTGATAGCGAAGGTTATCTACATTGGCTAGATCGTCGCAGTGGTGATTTCATTGCTCAGCAGCAAGAACACGACAGCGGTTTTGCCGTGGCACCTATCGAGCTTGATGACGGATTTTTAATTGTCACTCGAAATGGCAGTGTTAAGAAGTTAAAGATCAACTAA
- a CDS encoding YfgM family protein, with protein sequence MELYDSEEQQVEAIKDWWQENGKAVILGAVIGLGGLFGWRYYQDSVVEGQEAASVAYNSAVQTLQTQGVAAADQVQSFIDSNSDREYAVLAAMQLAQVQVAEANYAEALKQLEWAKANTKDTAIAPVLAIRAVRVKAEMGDIDGALADLEAAKAEGWEGRMAELKGDLLLRNGDKEGAYTAYTEAQQAADASQTLQLKLDDLAK encoded by the coding sequence GTGGAACTGTACGATAGCGAAGAACAACAAGTTGAAGCCATTAAGGATTGGTGGCAAGAGAACGGTAAAGCCGTAATTTTGGGCGCAGTAATTGGCCTAGGCGGCCTATTTGGCTGGCGCTACTATCAAGATTCTGTGGTTGAAGGCCAAGAAGCAGCATCAGTTGCTTATAACTCGGCAGTTCAAACACTTCAAACTCAAGGTGTTGCTGCAGCCGATCAAGTACAAAGCTTTATCGATAGCAACTCTGATCGTGAATACGCGGTTCTGGCTGCAATGCAACTAGCTCAGGTTCAAGTAGCTGAAGCCAACTATGCAGAAGCATTGAAACAGCTAGAGTGGGCGAAAGCAAATACTAAAGATACTGCGATTGCACCAGTTCTAGCTATTCGCGCGGTACGCGTGAAAGCGGAAATGGGCGACATTGATGGCGCACTTGCTGACCTAGAAGCGGCGAAAGCTGAAGGTTGGGAAGGTCGCATGGCTGAGCTGAAAGGTGACCTTCTACTGCGCAACGGTGACAAAGAAGGCGCTTACACAGCGTATACCGAAGCACAGCAGGCAGCAGATGCGAGCCAAACGCTGCAACTTAAGCTTGATGACCTAGCGAAGTAA